tttttttttttttatctttattggttacgtatttttccttctttatattttttctctctcgattttttttccttttttttttctttttatttatgtatgcatgtgtttttttttttgttttttttttcccctctctcctTTGCTTTCCCTCTCGTATTGGTGGATTCGAAGTCTTCTAATGTGTATTGCctttgtgccaaaaaaaaaaaaaaaatgtttcttttacaCTGGGTAAAAATAGCAGTGAATTATTGTGTGTGCAGTTGGGATCCTCCCTCTTATATCTCAGGGCCCAAATTAAATGACTAACTCTTTAAATTGTGTATCATGGAACGTTAGGGGTGTAAATGATTCAATCAAAAGGGGAAAAATACTATCATACTTGAAAAGGATTAACACTGATATAGCATTTATACAGGAGACACATCTCACTGATCAAGAACATAAAAGACTAAGGAGAGAGTGGGTGGGTCAGGTATTTTACTCATCATTTTCATCCAGCGGGAGGGGTGTAGCTGTGTTAATACAGAAAAAGCATCAATTTAACCTAATTAACAAATATTCTGACCACTCTGGAAGATATATAATTGTTGAATGTGAGATAAATGGGGAATATATAACTTTAGTAAATATCTATGGACCAAACCATGACGATCCAACCTTTTACAGCAAACTAATATTACAATTAGCAACTATTAAGGGCAACTTTATTATTGGAGGCGACTTTAATTTAGTCCTAGATCCTACAAAAGATAGATCCTCAAAAAAAATGTCCAAGATTAAAGCATCTACCATCCTAAATCAAGGAATGACTGATTTAGGGCTGTGTGACATATGGCGTACCCTTTACCCAGATCAAATTGATTATTCATTCTACTCAAATGTACATAAAGTTTACTCAAGAATAGATTTTTTCTTAGTGTCACAAACAATAGAACATCAAATGAAGGATTGTACCTATCTTGCTGCTTCCATCTCTGATCATAATCCTGCTAAGCTTATATGGGAACCAACAACGATTATACCTCAGTCTAAAAACTGGAGGTTTAGACCTTATATTCTTAAggattcaaattttattcagtttatgaCCAcccaaataaaaatctttttggaAACTAATGCTAACTCAGCCTCTCATTCCATTATATGGGATGCACTTAAAGCATTTATGAGAGGACACATCCTATCATATGGggcttataaaataaaagaaaagagagcaAGACTGAGGGAactagaaaaagaaataaaaacattagaacTAGAGCATTCAAAGTCAAATTATGAAAAAACCTTGACACAACTCACTCAAAAACGGGTCCTATATAACAACTTGTGCACTCAAAAGATTGAATCCAATATGGCAAGAACAAAATACCACTATTATGAATTTGGAGACAAAACTAGCAGATTACTGTCATGgcaaattaaaaaagaagaatcGGACCGATAtattcattcaattcaattaaatgatggaaattatattaaagaccCGAGAGAGATTAATACTTTATTCAAGAACTTTTATGAAGAATTATATAAGACAGATCATAATTGTGGAAATATTGAAGCTaaaatttttctaaataaattacaattacCTAAGATTGATGATGAGGATAATGAATTACTTAATTCTGACATTACTGAAAAAGAGGTACTCAAAGCCATTAATGACCTGGAAAATAACAAGGCCCCTGGTCCAGACGGCTTTCCAGTGGAGTACTATAAgtcttttttaaaactactgCTAACACCTTTAACAAACATGATTAAAGAATCACTTGAAAGAGGGTCACTTCCTCACTCTCTGGAACTGGCTACAATAACATTACTCTCTAAACCAGGTAAAGACAGACACAAGTTAGGAGCATACAGGCCGTTAAGTCTTCTCAATGCTGACTATAAAATTTTGACCAAATTACTTGCCTCAAGATTGGAAACTGTCATACCCAAAGTAATACATTCAGATCAGACAGGATTTATTAAGAACAGACTAGGTGCGGATAATGTCAGAAGACTCTTACATATAATTAATTATGCTCAAAAGAAGAAATTGTCAATGTTTATACTGTCCATGGACGCTGAAAAAGCCTTTGACAGAATTGAGCCCACCTTTCTCTTTGAAACACTAGATAATATGGGCTTTGGGTCTAGGTTTACTGGATACCTAAAAACCATATTTAACTCCCCTAAAGCACAAATTCTTACTAATAATATTATGTCTAATACCTTCACTTTATCTAGAGGATGTCGACAAGGTTGTCCTAtctctccttttttatttgCCTTGGCCATTGAACCTCTCGCTGTAGCAGTAAGATCTCACTACGGAATAAAAGGAGTTGAAATCGGTACTAGTGATCACAAAATATCTTTATATGCGGATGATTTGCTGATATATCTGACCAATCCGGAACTCTCTATTCAccctttattaaaaacatttaaagattaTAGTAATACATCTGGTTACAAACTGAACTATGATAAAAGTATAGCTTTTCCCATTAATATATCAGAACAAgaaaaacatataattaaacCATTAACGCTATGCAATAACGGGTTTAAATACTTAGGAATTCATATAGAATCAATATTTAAcgaggtatttaaaaaaaactaccacACACTCCTAGAAAGAGTAAAAGAAGATATGCAGAGATGGAAGGAACTACCGATATCATTAATAGGCAGAATCAATGTcatcaaaatgaatattttgcctaaatatatgtataagtTCCAGTGCCTCCCTTTAAATATCccaaaatcttattttaaagaattagaTAAAGTTTTATCAGGTTTCCTTTGGAAAGGCAAAACCCCTAGAGTAAAGCTCCTTAAACTTCAAGCACCGTATAAGAAAGGGGGATTGAAACTTCCTAACTTTAGACATTATTACCTAGCGTCACAACTTCGGCCTATATGGATTTGGTTACACCCTGATAAGGTTAATGTTAGATGGTTATCAATAGAACAATGGGAGATGGGTGCTATTTCATTAAAAACTATTCCGTTTTTCGAATCAAAAAAAAGATTATCTACATTCACTAGGAACCCATTAATACTTAATACTTATGCTACTTGGGTGGAATCACATAAAATATGTGGTCTTGACAACATCCCACTTAGAAATTTACCATTATTAGAGAACCCCGTCGTGCCCCCAGGCATTATTGATGGAACCCTCAGAGCATGGGTACATAAAGGGGTAAATACGTTGGAAAACTTATATGTCAATGACTCTTTAATAAGTTTTGAATTACTATCCCAGATATATGATATCccaagaaataatttttttaaattcttacaagTTAGACACTGGATTAAAGAAATTACTCATAAAACATTTCCCAAAATCCCAATAGCATCACCATTTGAAAATATCATGTTTAATGAGAAAATGACCTCTCCAAGTGGTATAGCTTCAGTAGGatataacattttaacaacTAATTTCAAGCCATTTGATAATAGTATTTTGAAGCAGAGGTGGGAGGGGGATCTTGGCTGCACATACAATTTGGTTGAGTGGGAGTCACTTGTTGAGAGGGTACAGACTACGTTAATAGCTACTAAACACCGTCAAACtcaatttaatattttgcacCAGACATATTATACTCCCCAAAGACTTCATATGTTAAATGGTAACATTTCTTCAAAATGTCAAAGGTGTATATTATATGAAGGAAATCTATTGCACATGCTTTGGAATTGTCATATCCTAAAAGCTTTTTGGGAATATATAATTGATGTTTCCTCAATGGTGATAAGTACCGCAATTCCTGGTGACCCTAGAATCTGGATATTAGGAGATATGGAATTTCTAAATATTTCtaagcataaaaaatattttatccttATGGCTGGAACTGCAGGAAAGAAATGTATATTAAAGAACTGGAAATCGACTCACTCCCCTTCAAGGAAACAATGGATCAACGAACTTGCATCATACTGCACTCCagagaaaatactttttaatgttAGGAAATCACCAAAAACTTTCGAAAAAATCTGGGGCTCATTTTTGGAGCATTTACCGGCTATTAAAGTAAATTAGAtgcaggggggtgggggggcggGGAGAGAAGGGAGGGGAAGAAATTTTATGTACGTATATAcaagtatatgtgtatgtatgaacacgagtttataatttattattatcatccccattgttttttttttttttttgtttgtttgttttttttttttttgtttgtttgtttgtttttttttttttttttgtgtgtgtttttgatattatttaccctgttgttttttgtttttatggaaagaaaaagagaaaaaaggtgGTTGTATTGTTACAAGTACACTATATGTTATGttttacatatgttttttttttttttttttttctctttaaaaataaagctataaaaaaaaaaaaaaaaaaaagtggatggtatatagtaattataaaataaacagctgCTCAACCTGGAATGTAATTCTTCATTTCGTCAAATGTTTTTCTGGCTCTTTTTTGCTTGCCTTCTAATGAACGTGGTTCACTGTTCTCACAGAATACAGCATCTAGGGAGGAGCATATTGTATATTGTCAAATCATATTTAtaggaaaatatatattgtatgtgaCTGGAATTTTAAGAAAATCATCATATAAAATCCATTATAAATCCTACTATTAAATGTACTACTgtgtttataatgaaactttggTATTCAGTTGCAGTCCCACTTTTTGTGTTTAGTACTGGATACCTCTGAGTAGAGTGATAAGTGAGACCACACGATGCTCCTGAAAAACCTGGTCAAGTTTGTTCTGTAGATAGTAGTCAGTATATGCTTCCAGTGTGTTTTTAAACAGGATGCGGCCACCCATTAAGAGATGATGTAACCAATCAGGGATATGAAATACCACTCGTCCTACCAAAAATTGGAGatcaaaaacaaatttataattcgGAATCTAATTCTAAATATACTAAATATACAGATTAATTATAACTATAATGGAATGATAAAATAACAACACAAAGATTAAACATGAATCAGGATGTGGTTGTTTTAATTAGATCAAAGACTTGCCTAGAAACATTAAGTAGTCATAAATTCCTTCTACAGTGATCATTTCCATAAAGTAATTCTGGTTGTGCCGCTTCTCTGTCACCTCTGATCGATTTGCGTTGTTTTTGTATAACTCATTGAAAAGCTAAAGAATAGGAAGGAATATTTAAGAACAAAGATAAAGTTTCAGATTAATACACTTTTCtaacaaaataaaagcaaatatcAAGCTTGgcattaatataaactaatATCATTAAAACTGACAAAGCTtacctttttgttgttttctgatGTGGGGCTAAGTATTGTGAGTTCTGGCCGGCTGGGTTTAGGTTTTGGTGACTCACATGAGTTGAAGAAGGCCTGGATAAATGGTTCTAGATGCTGGCCTTTCTGCAGAAACATTAACACTAATTGAATCCTTGCACTTATACAAAAGCACATCTAAGACATCTTAGACAAAAATAACTAACCTCTTTGATTAGTTTGCTAGGTACTGATTTAATTATCTTCCCtgtaagagaaaaaataaataaaacgttaATGAAAAGTCGATGTGGTTTACTCATAATGACAACAATGCACACTATGTACCAAGATTGACATCGGGTAACATCTTGTCATGAAACTGCGACTCCACGCTGTTAGGGGAGAGAAAGTCTGCCAGAAGCTGGCTGTTACTCAGCTCGGGGTGTTGTAGGAGGTTCTAAATCAACAGACCCAGGATACTTATGTTAGTGATCACATATAGGACATGTTGCTCTACCTAAAACTACAGTTTCTGTATCATTTATACCTGTAAATATTCCTGAAATTCTTCACGTTTGGATGTTAAAAACTCATAGTTTTTAGGTCCAATTATCCTCTTGGATGGAAGTTGTGCATCAGGGAATGTGCCTGTTTCAAGatgtaaaaaaagttatatacttgcaagcattaaaatacatttaaaatactgCCTATAAATTAAACTGTATACCATGAAACTCTGTAAGTTTGGACTCAAGAACATAAAATTCCAGGTATCTTCGGTAAACAGACCAGTGTTCTGTTTCATGacccactaaaaaaaaaaacaagcaaaaggcATTATACTTTacgtctattttttttctaagatttatcaggtatactgtataaattatcttagtatattatatatattatataaatatattagtaaataattatattagtaGCATTTCAGGTTTTACCGGCTCTCCTGTCATTTCTTTCGACATCTATGCAATACACAGGAATCCTCTCCTTCTTCACCTCATCATCGAATAAATCCACATAGGGGATAGTGATACTCCAGGCCGTCAGATTACGAGGCGTACTTGGAGTACTAATAGCCTCCATGGGTAAGTCATCCTCCATAACCATGATGGCCTCCTCCACCTAAGATGTCAAATAGTGGGGATGGAGAGGAATCAAcagaaatcatttttatatgcatttacCTGGATTCATATATGACAGTAATAACATCAATTACACTTAAATGACATAAAGATTAATCATCCTGTTTGGTTATTATTAGGATGGTTTGGTTAACCATCCTACTGGTTAAAGTTACAACAAATCTcaaatttatattaaacttATATGTTcacatcttctttgtctttcggctgttccctttcaggggtcgccacagcgaatcatctgcctccatctaaccctatcttctGCATCCTCttgcagttccaacctcagcaacttatatgtttaaatatgttaataatgaaCTGTTGCTGTATTACAGCtctaaaataatttacacagcAAATTTGTTATACCTGTTCCTAATAATTGTTCATAATCAACAGGCTAACTGGTGAGAAACATTCTATTTTTAAACTTATCTGCTACATGAGCTAGGGATGAGCTAAAGATTGACTACTGGAACTACATTTGACAAACGCTCTGAGCTCATAGAATGGGAAAGAGAGCCAGACCTATTTTGAGGTTCAAATGTCAGAGGTGGTGCTGCTTGGAAACACAGGTAAATAATCAAACACCAACTGTTATTAGGCTGGTTACATAAGCCAAACATAGTACCTGAACACTAATACAGTCTCATAGATACAAGGTAAACTCTTCCTTAACTTGTCTTAACACAGAGCTCACTAACCATATCGTCCTCTCCCTCTGCTAGTCCATAAGAGGGCAGCATGGCCCCTTCCATGGTGGTACTCTTGAAAACCCCCTTAATCTTACTGCCGATTCGGCTGATGCCAAATGATTCTCCTCGCTTTGACGTGTTCCTGAACATAATACGTATCCACACGATCACAAAAATATAACCGAAaccatttttattaatgtttaagatTGGCACAGCACATGCAATTGTCATGCTTTCTGTCatacagctttttattttttttattcaaatcatCCATCAGTTGCCAAAAGAGCACGGACAGCAATACAGCATAACATTTTCCATTTTACAatgcctggcaaaaaaaaagtcaccacttgGACTTTATACTTCAgtgatgaaatattttaattactgaaTATAGTGACTGATATATTACTCATCGTGCATCAAAGTTTTGCCCATGCAATTACATGGAAACTTTGAGTCAAGTATTTTTAGAAAGATAATAAACACTTTATCTCTGTGAAAATGTCCCTTTTTGGAGTCAACGCAGGAAAATTTTCATTCCCTCATTTATATGCAAGAATATTCATATCCCATACCCTTGCTTATCGCCCTCACCAGGCTACCAGCAATGATCTCTTAAATATTTATCACTCTTAGGGAAGCAACGCCCCACGATTTGCAAAACATCTATGTGTGAACAGCTATCTAGGTAAGGGAGTGtcccttaatttacatttaggcatttggcagccGCCCTTGACCAGagcaatatacatttttatctcattacacatctgagcagttgagggttaagggccttgctcaagggttcaacagtggcaacttggtggtcctggggtttgaacctcgGACTGTAGTCCTACCCTTGATCCTGTCAATCCCTCAAAATGCACATCTTTGCTTTAGGTTTTCAGTCATTACATGatctcagaagaaaaaaaatcctgaaaatctGGACAGAAAGAAAATTCTTAAACAACGCCTTAGCAGATGCACactaaaatcaaatcaaaagctGGTCCAACAAAAtgtgtgtaacttttttttttatccaggcaGTGTGTGTAATATGAAAAAGTATGACcgcccacccacccacccactcattTCTGCTTTGAATAGGAAATATTAGCATTCATGTGTAGTGAAGGACAAGTCTTTCAGttagatagaaaaaaatatggatGGGATAAAGTCTCTGTAAAGAATCatcacttaaatttttttttaaattggattTCTGTTAGgaagaacatactgtactgtattataacaaaatctaaataaaaatacagttacaataaatatattttatataatatatataaaataaattatatatatactgtaattcagTAATTATACTGAGATTCACCACACATAAACATGCAGGCCAAAGAATTACCAAAAGAATCCATGCATGTAGGGATAAAGGACTTGCAATGGATCCTGACTTACTTAAGCGCAATGTTGCGCAAGGCATTAGAGCCAGATGGGTGAATAAGAATGGATGAAACATTAGGGGAGACCGATGCAGATGAGATGGACGGAGACTCTAGATTCATGATATCGTCCCACTCAGAAAAGCTAGAGCCCATGGTTGAATGGAGGGTCAAAAGATGGACACAAATACAAAGTGTAATCCGTGgtatgagagagagacaaacagaatcAGCTAAGGTGGTTAAAGTACTTGTGTACATTGTTGCACTGGATCTTAGACTTGTTTCGCAGTTAAGTAACAAGCtccacattttttattgtaaggCATGTGGAGGGCAGTGTTACCAGATTCTTTGACAACAAGCCTTTTTTCATGTATGTAAGGAATCTAGTTTCAGCTCAAAGAAAGGTCAGTTTTACCCAAAAAATATATCTTGCTAGACCTAAACTTAATTGAAGAATGAGGAACTTTTATATAGGAGTTATACACAGCCACAAAAGGATTGTGGTTTTCACAGAGGCATCTGCAGctcatgaaataatttttttttgttcctgcaTTCCAGCATGTATCTCACATGCAGCAATATGTGAAGAATAGAAAGCTACAGGTTGAGCATAAAGTCGACAGTATACTCACCGGATGTCATCCAAACTCACGCTATTTCTGAAATAATAAGCAAAAGGAATTACAACTGTCCTCTGTAAACACCACACCCTATtgcaaaattaacaaataacacatatgcatttaaaggaaagaaaagaacattCAGGGAATAAATGGAATTCAGGgaataaacatttaacaaactACATAATATGATAAGACTGACCCATACAGTAAGTTAGGGAATGTATATCACAAGAGATTTTCCTTTTTGCTGACAATATTTAATAGTCAGGCTGTACACTTCAACGGATGCTAAGAAAATTAATACGACAACATTTATATCTATTGGCATTAATCTGGGAAAGCAATCCTGGCTTTTTACTGATGTACACAAATCAAACATTTGAATGAACTCtgctttgatttttatttttgtatgaaaatgaattaaaaagaaaataaaaaaactgaagaagtCTTTACAAGTCTAACAGATTATCACTTTATGCAATCCAACActtgtataaaatatactgCTTTGGTCTACATGCTTAATAAATATCTTGCATCGtaattcatttaattcattttaaatactaaatgtgctctttttaaaatctaaagaTCACCCACCTGCCAAGCCTGGAGCTTCTGGTTGGGGACTCTGCCCCCCTCAACAGCTGCCTAAAATACTAAAACATAGACTTGTTAAACAAATCTTAGGACAGTTCATTGCTTTGCACATACAActccacatactgtatctgcaaTTTATTCGAAAGACAGTAATAATGTTGCTGCCACCTCTCTTTTATATCctttacaatacagtatatgtgaaatATTCTAAccatataataattaattgctttatgtacacacatgctgtaagaagcatttcacagcacgTCATAGTGTGTATTGCAGTTTGTGTAGGAAACAAAGTTTTAATTTGACATTTGAATTTATAAAGGAGCTGTGTCTGCCTCTGGTCCCATAGGATGGTAATTTCCCCTAATTGAAAACTAAACTTGATAATCAGCCATAGAACTGAGAGAGTTGCTCCAGGGCAAAAGTGATCTAGGGCACCCCTGACAGCAGTCATGTGTCAGAAATTGATGCCACTAGG
This genomic stretch from Clarias gariepinus isolate MV-2021 ecotype Netherlands chromosome 13, CGAR_prim_01v2, whole genome shotgun sequence harbors:
- the LOC128535894 gene encoding sorting nexin-14-like isoform X3 — protein: MRLCQRFLSSSLKTLCILGTDDEAFVDDLRVTLRFVAAVLVRRAQRVDIPSLITLKLLKVSMKHIEIIAKARQKVKHSEHLQQAALEEYGPDLHVALRSRRDELLYLRKLTEMLFPYILPSKATDCRSLTLLIREVLAGSVFLPSMDYLADPDTVNHLLHIFIDNSPPEAATEPASVLVPFLQKYAEIRNKKTSVLKLQLKEIREQQDLLFRFMNFLKQEGAVHVLQFCLTVEEFNDKILRPELSDTEKLMLHEEVKKIYETYCLDDSIDKIRFDHFIVEEIKNIAEGVFADVVKLQTMRCLFEAYEHVLSLLENVFTPMFCHSDEYFRQLLRGAESPTRSSRLGRNSVSLDDIRFSEWDDIMNLESPSISSASVSPNVSSILIHPSGSNALRNIALKNTSKRGESFGISRIGSKIKGVFKSTTMEGAMLPSYGLAEGEDDMVEEAIMVMEDDLPMEAISTPSTPRNLTAWSITIPYVDLFDDEVKKERIPVYCIDVERNDRRAVGHETEHWSVYRRYLEFYVLESKLTEFHGTFPDAQLPSKRIIGPKNYEFLTSKREEFQEYLQNLLQHPELSNSQLLADFLSPNSVESQFHDKMLPDVNLGKIIKSVPSKLIKEKGQHLEPFIQAFFNSCESPKPKPSRPELTILSPTSENNKKLFNELYKNNANRSEVTEKRHNQNYFMEMITVEGIYDYLMFLGRVVFHIPDWLHHLLMGGRILFKNTLEAYTDYYLQNKLDQVFQEHRVVSLITLLRDAVFCENSEPRSLEGKQKRARKTFDEMKNYIPDLLGKCIGEEAKYEGIKLLFDGLQQPVLNKQLTYILLDLVILELFPELNKVQRETSATASWM